In Pseudomonadota bacterium, the genomic stretch CCACCTGGTCCACTGCACGTACATCCGCTTCTGCCGTATCCGAGAATTCGGTGGCGACCACAACGTCGCTGGGTAGCGGAATACTCGCTCCACGCCGGGCGGCAAATTCAGACACTTCCCGGGCCGCATCCAGCATATCGGGTTCATACAATGACTTGCCTACCGGATGACCCGCAGCCGCGATAAAGGTATTGGCAATACCGCCGCCAAGAACCAACTGGTCAACCTTTTCGGCAAGCGTCTTCAAGATAGTAAGTTTGCTCGAGACCTTGGAACCGCCGACGATGGCAACCAGCGGCCTGGCCGGATTCTCCAGCGCCTGGCTCAGCGCCTGCATTTCTCCAACCAGCAACGGCCCGGCACAAGCGATCGGCGCATACCGCGCAACACCGTGTGTACTCGCGTGGGTGCGGTGAGCGGTGGCAAATGCATCCATGACGAATATATCAGCCAGCGCCGCCATTTTTCTGGACAATTTATCGTCATTGCTTTTTTCGCCGGGATGAAAGCGCACGTTCTCGCATAGCACGACTTCGCCGTCATCGATGCTTAGCCCATCCAGCCAGTCTTTTTCGAGTCTCACTTTCAAACCCAGCATGCTGGACAATCTTTTGGCAACCGGCGCCAGCGAAAACTCTTCCTGATACTCACCCTCCCGTGGACGCCCAAGATGCGATATCAGCATTAGCTTCGCACCGGCGGCAACCGCCATGCGGATGGTCGGCAAGGCAGCGCCGAGACGGGCGTCGCTGGTGACATTACCATCGCTGATCGGCACATTCAGGTCTTCCCGGATCAGCACGCGTTGACCCGCAAGATCCAGTTCACTCATACGTAGAAAATTCACATGTCCTCCGCCACAGGAGATCTATCGGCAATGCGCGGCTCTGCGATCGACCCGCTAGCAGACCGATTATTACTTCGCGTTCATCAGCGCCAGCGTCGTATCCAGCATCCGGTTTGAGAAACCCCACTCGTTGTCATACCAGGCGCAAACTTTTACCAGCCTGCCCTGCATGACCTTGGTCAGGGTCGCGTCATAACTGGACGAAGCCGGGTCGTGATTAAAATCTATTGAAACCAGCGGTCCGTCACTGTACTGCAGCACCCCCTTAAGTTCTCCTTCGCTTGCCTGTTTGAGTATCGAGTTGATTTCTTCGACCGAGGTATCGCGGGTTGCGGTAAACACAAGATCCACGAGCGACACGTTGATGGTCGGCACACGGATCGCAAAGCCGTCCAGCTTCCCTGCCAGTTCCGGAATCACCAGGCCAACCGCGGCGGCGGCCCCGGTCTTTGCCGGAATCATCGACATGGTCGCCGAACGGGCCCTTCGCAGATCCGAGTGATAGACATCGGTCAGGACCTGATCGTTGGTGTAGGCGTGAATGGTGGTCATCAGCCCATGTTCAAGACCGATTTTGTCAAGCAGGGGCTTGACCAGCGGCGCCAGACAGTTGGTCGTGCACGAAGCATTCGAAATGATCTGGTCGCTCGCTTTCAGCGTATCGTGGTTGACGCCATAAACGATTGTCGC encodes the following:
- the gap gene encoding type I glyceraldehyde-3-phosphate dehydrogenase produces the protein MTVKVAINGYGRIGRNILRSLYESGRNGEISIVAVNDLGDANTNAHLTRYDTAHGKFPGEISVDGDHMVVNGDRIRVCAERDPGKLPWAELGVDVVLESTGFFATKEKAAPHLAAGAKKVIISAPAGTSVDATIVYGVNHDTLKASDQIISNASCTTNCLAPLVKPLLDKIGLEHGLMTTIHAYTNDQVLTDVYHSDLRRARSATMSMIPAKTGAAAAVGLVIPELAGKLDGFAIRVPTINVSLVDLVFTATRDTSVEEINSILKQASEGELKGVLQYSDGPLVSIDFNHDPASSSYDATLTKVMQGRLVKVCAWYDNEWGFSNRMLDTTLALMNAK
- a CDS encoding phosphoglycerate kinase codes for the protein MNFLRMSELDLAGQRVLIREDLNVPISDGNVTSDARLGAALPTIRMAVAAGAKLMLISHLGRPREGEYQEEFSLAPVAKRLSSMLGLKVRLEKDWLDGLSIDDGEVVLCENVRFHPGEKSNDDKLSRKMAALADIFVMDAFATAHRTHASTHGVARYAPIACAGPLLVGEMQALSQALENPARPLVAIVGGSKVSSKLTILKTLAEKVDQLVLGGGIANTFIAAAGHPVGKSLYEPDMLDAAREVSEFAARRGASIPLPSDVVVATEFSDTAEADVRAVDQVEDDQMILDIGPDTAEVLAGIVRDAGTIVWNGPVGVFEIDQFGEGTRTLANAIAESSAFSIAGGGDTLAALEKYKLTAQISYISTGGGAFLEFLEGKTLPAVAVLQARAQEAA